Part of the Blastocatellia bacterium genome, ACGAAGTCTTCATCGCCGGAGGCGCCGAGATCTACCGGCAAACGCTACCGCTTGCCGACCGTCTTTATCTCACCCTGATCGAGCAGGAGGTCACCGGCGACGCCTTCTTCCCTCCCCTGAACGAGGCTGACTGGCAGCTCATCAGCCAGGAGCATTACGATGCCGACGAGGAGAATCCTTACCCTCATCGCTTCCTCGTCTACGAACGGAAACGCGAGGAGCCCGCGAAACTCGTTCGTTCCACCGGGACCGGCTGATCCTCCTGAATTCTCAACGCCGTTTGGGGATGAGTTTAATCTCGAAGAGCTTGGGCCAGAGCTTGCCGGTGACAAACAGGCGATCTCCGGCAGCGTCGTAGGCAATGCCGTTGAGGACGTCCACCGGCGGACGGCGATCCTCCTCCGTCAACAAGCCCGCCAGATGGATCCACGCCAGAACCCGTCCCGTCTTGGGGGAGATTCGAGCGACTCGCTCGGTCAACCAGACGTTGGCGTAGATCTCGCCCTTGACGAATTCCAGTTCGTTGAGAGAGGAGACGGGAACGCCTCGATCACGGACGACCAGGCGCTTGACTTCCTTAAACGTCTCCGGATCGAGGAAGCGCAATGTCGCCGTCCCATCGCTCATAATCAGATGCTGACCATCATGAGTGAGCCCCCAGCCCTCGGTCCGGTAGGTGAACTGGCGCAGCGGCTGGAAGCTTTCCTTGTCATAGACCCAGCCGACTTGCTCGCGCCAGGTCAATTGAATGAGCGTGTCTTTCCACAGCGTGAGACCTTCGCCGAAATAGTTCTCAGGAAGCCGATAGAGCTTGAGGACTTTTCCCGTCTCCAGTTCCACCTGACGCAGACTCGATTGCCCGTAAAGACCGGTGCTTTCGTAGAGCACGCCGTTGTCATAGACAAGCCCCTGGGTGAAGGCCGTGCGATCATGAGGATAGACGTTGACGATCTGATAGGTGTAAATCAGCGTCGGCGAGAGCGTCAGAGTCTGCGTCCGCGGCGCAAAACCCGCTATCCCTTCAGCTCCGAGCAGAATCAGAACGACACCGAGGCAGCGAGCCATGATCGTCTCTTCCTCACCTGAGGGGGAAAAGTCCAAGCCGCGAACCCATTTCGGCGATGATGATGAGGCCGAGGCCGATGCTCGTGCCGCTCGCCAGCGTGCGAATCACCAGGTTGGCGCGTTCGAACCGTCGGGCCGTGTAAGCAAACGGCGAGCCGATGAGCGTACTCATCGCCATCATCCCGACAATCGAACCGAGACCGAACAGGGCGAGATAAAAAAGGCCATGAAGGACCGACGGCATCGCCGACAGAACCAGCACGGTCAGAGCGGCGCTGCCAGCCAGCCCGTGAACCATGCCCACAAAAAGTGGCCTATAAACCCCGAAATCGGGATGGGCGTGCGCGTGATC contains:
- a CDS encoding glutaminyl-peptide cyclotransferase; translated protein: MARCLGVVLILLGAEGIAGFAPRTQTLTLSPTLIYTYQIVNVYPHDRTAFTQGLVYDNGVLYESTGLYGQSSLRQVELETGKVLKLYRLPENYFGEGLTLWKDTLIQLTWREQVGWVYDKESFQPLRQFTYRTEGWGLTHDGQHLIMSDGTATLRFLDPETFKEVKRLVVRDRGVPVSSLNELEFVKGEIYANVWLTERVARISPKTGRVLAWIHLAGLLTEEDRRPPVDVLNGIAYDAAGDRLFVTGKLWPKLFEIKLIPKRR